In Paenibacillus hexagrammi, the following are encoded in one genomic region:
- a CDS encoding helix-turn-helix domain-containing protein translates to MSSTLGQRIRIIRKSNILNQVEFSNYIGVSQGTLSELEMYKPERFMDFRETSATS, encoded by the coding sequence ATGTCTTCAACTTTAGGTCAGCGTATTCGAATAATTAGAAAATCAAATATTTTGAATCAGGTTGAATTTTCCAACTACATTGGTGTGTCACAAGGGACTTTAAGTGAATTAGAAATGTACAAGCCGGAACGATTCATGGATTTCAGGGAGACGAGTGCGACATCATAA
- the glmS gene encoding glutamine--fructose-6-phosphate transaminase (isomerizing), whose product MCGIVGYIGKRNSQEILLEGLKKLEYRGYDSAGVAVYTANGLQIQKAKGRIANLESKLEVAPLEGSVGIGHTRWATHGKPSDVNSHPHTDNSLKFSVVHNGIIENYISLKEELIAKGHVFVSETDTEVISHLVADLYEGDILKAVQKAVTRMTGAFALGVLTEYEPDRLIAVRQASPLIIGIGEGENFIGSDIPAILEYTRNVFILNDGEMAVLTREGVELMTLEGNFISREMFHVDWDIVTAEKAGFDHFMLKEIHEQPKAYRDTMSSRISADGASVTLNELSMTVEEIRKISRVHIVACGTAFHAGMVGKYVIEKLARIPVETDVASEYRYRSPIITKDTLVIVVSQSGETADTLAALREAKRCGAKVLAITNVVGSSVAREADDLITTWAGPEIAVASTKAYTSQLIAFYLFGLHLAQTLGTQTADEIKEVITAMKALPEQVEAILAQADALKVVAEDMAKHDNLFFIGRGLDYAVALEGSLKLKEISYIHSEAYAAGELKHGTLALIEEDVPVIALATQHELLEKTVSNIKEVKARGANVLGIAVEGEEELQKSVDSTFIIPKTLDVLSPALAVVPLQLLSYYASLARGNDVDKPRNLAKSVTVE is encoded by the coding sequence GGCTGAAGAAGCTGGAGTACCGCGGATATGACTCCGCTGGTGTGGCCGTGTACACAGCAAATGGATTGCAAATTCAAAAAGCAAAAGGCCGGATCGCGAATTTGGAATCTAAGCTTGAGGTTGCTCCACTGGAAGGAAGCGTAGGTATCGGCCATACTCGTTGGGCGACACATGGTAAGCCTTCCGATGTAAACTCTCATCCGCATACGGACAATTCTCTTAAGTTCTCCGTTGTTCATAACGGTATTATTGAGAACTATATTAGCTTGAAGGAAGAGCTGATCGCGAAAGGGCATGTATTTGTGTCGGAGACAGATACAGAAGTTATTTCGCACCTAGTTGCTGACTTGTACGAAGGAGATATCCTTAAAGCGGTACAAAAAGCAGTGACAAGAATGACTGGTGCTTTTGCACTAGGTGTTTTGACGGAGTATGAGCCGGATCGTTTGATTGCAGTTCGACAAGCGAGTCCTTTGATCATCGGTATCGGGGAAGGCGAGAACTTTATCGGTTCGGACATTCCTGCGATTCTTGAATATACACGCAATGTTTTCATTTTGAATGATGGTGAAATGGCTGTTTTGACTCGTGAAGGCGTTGAATTGATGACGTTGGAAGGTAATTTTATTTCCAGGGAAATGTTCCACGTAGATTGGGACATCGTAACAGCTGAAAAGGCTGGCTTCGATCACTTCATGTTGAAAGAAATCCACGAGCAGCCTAAAGCCTATCGTGATACGATGAGCAGCCGTATCTCCGCAGACGGAGCATCGGTGACTTTGAATGAATTGTCGATGACTGTCGAAGAAATTCGAAAGATTAGCCGTGTTCATATTGTGGCTTGCGGAACGGCTTTCCATGCAGGAATGGTTGGGAAATACGTCATTGAGAAATTGGCGCGCATTCCGGTAGAGACGGATGTTGCATCCGAATACCGTTACCGCTCTCCAATTATCACAAAAGACACCTTGGTCATTGTCGTGAGCCAATCTGGTGAAACTGCGGATACTCTAGCAGCGCTGAGAGAAGCAAAACGTTGTGGAGCAAAAGTACTCGCAATCACCAACGTAGTTGGCAGCTCCGTAGCACGTGAGGCGGACGATCTGATTACGACATGGGCAGGACCTGAAATTGCGGTAGCTTCAACGAAAGCTTACACGTCGCAATTGATTGCTTTTTACCTCTTCGGTTTGCACCTAGCTCAAACGCTTGGTACTCAAACTGCTGATGAAATCAAAGAAGTAATCACTGCTATGAAAGCTCTGCCTGAGCAGGTTGAAGCGATCCTGGCTCAAGCTGATGCTTTGAAAGTAGTAGCGGAAGATATGGCGAAGCACGATAACCTGTTCTTCATTGGAAGAGGACTGGATTATGCGGTAGCCTTGGAAGGCTCATTAAAGCTGAAGGAAATCTCCTATATTCACTCTGAAGCTTATGCAGCGGGTGAACTGAAGCACGGTACGTTGGCTTTGATCGAGGAAGATGTTCCAGTCATCGCACTGGCTACCCAGCACGAGCTTCTGGAGAAAACCGTGAGCAACATTAAAGAAGTGAAAGCTCGCGGCGCTAACGTGCTTGGTATTGCGGTAGAAGGCGAAGAAGAACTGCAGAAATCCGTAGACAGCACCTTCATTATTCCTAAGACTTTGGATGTATTGTCTCCTGCACTTGCTGTAGTTCCGTTGCAGTTGCTTTCCTACTATGCCTCCTTGGCTCGCGGAAACGATGTCGATAAGCCGCGGAACTTGGCGAAGAGTGTGACTGTGGAGTAG
- a CDS encoding helix-turn-helix domain-containing protein, giving the protein MSGIGYRIKCIRKENNLNQIQFAKIIGISQGNLSEIEMGNSNPSAETLISIRTQYNVNLNWLLTGVAAEDGTTYEDEFEKRMIEVFRNLDDYDKNEIIEIIRVKINLRSI; this is encoded by the coding sequence ATGAGTGGCATTGGCTATAGAATCAAATGTATCCGAAAAGAGAATAATCTAAACCAAATTCAGTTTGCAAAGATTATAGGAATTTCCCAAGGTAACCTGAGTGAAATTGAAATGGGAAATAGTAATCCCTCTGCAGAAACACTTATATCAATCCGAACACAATATAACGTGAACTTGAACTGGTTATTAACCGGTGTCGCAGCAGAAGATGGGACGACATATGAAGATGAGTTCGAGAAAAGGATGATTGAGGTTTTTAGAAATCTTGATGACTATGACAAGAACGAAATAATTGAAATTATACGAGTGAAAATAAATTTAAGATCAATATAG